A single region of the Armatimonadota bacterium genome encodes:
- a CDS encoding TIGR04255 family protein, which yields MPVAYHDNLPNKPLVEAILEIKWGEQTQPDPAYPIIVGRLYEKVREAYPVIEDLPVVQVPPNMTIHVVRHRFRASEDGWPLIQVGPGVVTLNTTESYQWPGFRDRALALHPHIKESHTKPEALNVTSLVLRYIDAVEVDSEQMDMRDFLKRKLHIDVSAPDILFEGQPVENRLTDAIVQLSFPTTSPSGQVQLAISTGQKGGKPAVVWNTLLLSAGTDAQKGWEDFAGWLDAAHSVLHHWFFALIQGDLYEGFARA from the coding sequence ATGCCCGTGGCCTATCACGATAACCTGCCAAACAAGCCCCTTGTGGAGGCGATTCTAGAGATCAAGTGGGGGGAGCAGACCCAGCCTGACCCCGCATATCCGATCATCGTGGGCAGACTCTACGAGAAGGTGCGGGAGGCTTACCCCGTGATAGAGGACCTGCCCGTGGTGCAGGTCCCGCCGAACATGACGATTCACGTCGTGCGCCACCGGTTCCGCGCGTCTGAAGACGGATGGCCGCTCATCCAGGTCGGTCCGGGCGTAGTTACGCTCAACACCACGGAGAGCTATCAATGGCCGGGTTTTCGGGACCGCGCGCTGGCTCTCCACCCGCACATCAAGGAGTCGCATACGAAACCTGAGGCGCTGAACGTAACAAGTCTGGTGCTCCGATATATCGACGCTGTAGAGGTCGATTCCGAGCAGATGGACATGAGGGACTTCCTGAAGCGGAAACTGCATATCGACGTCTCGGCGCCCGACATCCTCTTTGAGGGGCAGCCAGTGGAGAACCGGCTAACAGATGCTATCGTACAGCTGTCGTTTCCGACCACGTCGCCAAGCGGGCAGGTGCAACTGGCGATCTCCACGGGCCAGAAAGGCGGCAAGCCCGCGGTGGTATGGAACACCCTGCTGTTGAGCGCCGGCACGGACGCCCAGAAGGGATGGGAAGACTTCGCGGGCTGGCTTGACGCCGCCCACAGCGTTCTGCATCACTGGTTCTTCGCTCTCATCCAGGGTGACTTGTACGAAGGGTTCGCACGGGCATGA